The Choristoneura fumiferana chromosome Z, NRCan_CFum_1, whole genome shotgun sequence DNA window cggttaagttttcttgagaatgagtaaatagcagcctaaggtataaaatatacctaaacttggaatcttgaaatccttagaaaaatattacttctttttcgtaatggctacggaaccctatttcgggcgtgtccgacacgctcttgggcggtttttataaatatagttGTATCGATTGGAAGAGAGATCTAGAGGGTTTTGCTGTTTTTCGGTAAAAAAATGCAGAAATCGAAATGTGAGAAGAACCCTGTTTGGCCTTTCATGGTCCCGTACACCGTATCATCTTGTGTAGTCAAATGGTGTAGTTTTTTCCAAGGAGCTACCCTCCACAAATGTCTAAATATAGCCGTCGCGCCAGGAAGCGCTCTCATCCTGCCTCGCCTATTAGTTAGCCAGTGTTTACCTCACTGATATATTCTGGGATCTACctattaataaagttaaatttatgTTTGAGGGTTTGTTGGAGAATGTCTGAAAACTACATTATTATATGAGAACTAATGAGAAGCGCCTCAGAAATTTGACTTAGTTTCATTAGTGTGTCACAAGTGAAAAAAGTATCGATGTTTTAGCGGTTATCACGTGACTGTTCTCATTATTTCACTTTCACAATGTcaccacaaaaaaaatacagaaacatTTAGATGCACATTTTCTCAGTACTTTACTCTTATTTCAAATTCAACATATGCATTTTTACGTCGTAAGCCGAAATTAAatcctaatatttatttaattaaatttatgaatattttgttaaaaatatccaAGACATTAATCTTGTTTTATAAATCCCGATTTTTTATAATGATTCATTCAGTACCTATGCGATTCTCCTGATCACCGCTTACGCGGACACTTAACGGTGCCTGCCATTGGAACTACCTGGCGCATGGAAGGCTTTGCAAAAAGTGTTAGTGGTACACTCGCCTTTTAAACCTACTCATGTTTTGCATCCAAATTTTTACACgcacggtcaaggactttaatttatgagccgACTTGGAACAATTTCATAGTAAAcgtcgcattaattaacaaggaaaatcgtaatgaattttcatttcaaaaggTTCCATgctggctcatgaattaaagtccttgaccgtacctacctaCGGGCGACCCTATAGTGGAGGACTGAAGGAGCACCATCCATCGAGGGGTGTAccgccgtttcggcaaaatattttttgccaaatttcacttcccaaaaaacttatcgcagtagctTCATTTCCCGAACGAATTTTTAGCATATTAttatttcgcattttattcatttggtataattttacattgtcaagttttataatgataaacgtttattaagcaaacgttttcttttgcctataatattatattccaaaaaatttttgttcaaaatgacacgtcgcacacgaaccaaccacagaaaccaactgctaggtaccagaaaagtaggttaggttaggttagcactgcgtcccccacaaaaacgaactgctgccagaaaagtaggttattataccatgcaatattttgtgaaacgatacattttactaaataatatttagtaatatgaaacatgagtCATGttacatgactaagtaattatttttgaaacaaatatgccaaaaaaaatgtactatgtaaaattgcgataagttgttttagcaaattattttttgccaaatgataatttgagtaaaatattttaggatgtggtactttgggaaaagttttttgcccatacattagtaatccccaTCGAGATCATGTTGATGAAAACTACTTTTTCGTCGGGTAGTAGGTATGATGATGGAACTTGGCAGCAAGGACAAAGTTAAAAAGTTCAACAGAACCTGAGATCAGAACAGTCCCTAGGTAATGTAGACCTTGTAATATACACAAGGAgaactgtagggctactacgaaactcgaaactcgaagttcgtgtcgtgcggtccctcagacacttatactatttaatacgagagcgaggggacggtgcgatacgaacttcgagtttcttagtagccctgctgacgtaTCTACGAAGAGCCAGAggatcaaatttctccgaaaccggTTACCGATTTACCGATGATGCGACACCCTACGTTGTATACCTGGGCAAGCAAAACGCTTTTACTTATTAGGTTCACTTGTTAGCAACATAACTAATTACTaactgaaaattattttcaaggtatTCCATAGGTAAATCATATTAGATATTCCCTATGaaatgtaaaagaaaataaacacgaactaaaagaatttctctgctcacccgcgaccttatgatagctaagtatACAAGAtattatgcgtgttcatgcagttcctccacctccacactgtaagaatacacacaaatcacttagctatcataaggtcgcgggtgagcaaataaattcttttacttGATTGATATCtcgacctccgcaaagtaacgcttgattcaataaatgaaacACGAATAAGCTAAGTATTAcgacagaataagtaatagtatttACGTATTTGCCTACTTATACTTAAATTTTCAATATAGCGGGAAATCAGTATGCATAAATCTGACTAGTTTGATTTAACATAacatatttaagtaggtaagtaaaaaatCTTATTCGCATTACCCCTGTTGTCATCGCCTGAGAGAACTCCACATGTCTGATTTCACTAACACCTTATCCAAACACGTCATACACTTTGGTGCACTTGTGCAGGGACGGTGTCATAAGAGTTATTTTTCATCCCAACTTAACTTGGATGGACGTTGACAATAATTAAGTTACACTGATCTAACCACAACCTATTCTAACTGTTATCTTTTTCAAACAGACGTACAGTAGTTAGATCGGATTTAAGCTGGTCAACTAGGATTTGTGAGCtgttttaacttaaaaatagTAGTGTTTATATTGACAGCTGGTTTACGTAACGAACGAAACACCGCCCTACCGCCAGAGAACACGGGAAAACTGAATTGACTGAAAAGATTGAAGCATCATGTCTCGTGCCGTAGTCGTACAACTGCGAAGTAAAATATCGTTTTTGATGATAGTGTCATCTAGCGTCGAATAGCTGAACTAAATCAACTGCTGAGCTAACACTGCCATCTCTACGTTTCTTCTGAAACTAACACTGCACTTGGACATCCTGTCAGCCTTTTCATATTAAGCCATGAACAAATCAAAATCAGAAATTTATTAATCTGAAGTTTTTCAAGAGCCACATTGGTTGTTTTTTAACCACATTTTAGAACTACAGcacaatattaatattaaatcaaCAGAAACCGGATgaaaaagaaatgaaaataaaataaatgagattaaagaaaaaaaaaggaaatgaaAATTATCAAGCGATCTTCTGCGATATTTTTGCCATGTCCGTTACGCCTCTTTTGACTTCTGCTTATAAGATGCATTGAATCGTGTCCAGTTTGTTCGTTCTAGtattatttcaacaaataagCTAAGCTTGCCTACCCTCAATGTACGCACCTGGTGACAGCACTGGTAAAAGTTGCAAGTTGGGCAACGCAACAGTGGCAACACAAAACGTAGTGACagatgacatgacatgacagatAGATTGATCTGCAATTGTTtaggttttgttaaaaaaactacaagttaaaaatgaaaaagtaataaaaaaatacaaatcagAAACAGTATAGTTTTGTATACACTATTTGTAACTCTAGTTTTATATTCAAGCAAAATGGTGAAGGTCTGGCAGTTGGGGCTCATGAGTTTTGACACCGCCCTGAAGATTCAGGGGGCTCTGGCGCGGAAACATTTGGATGCATTGATGAAAGGACAAGATGCTAATTGGGACACCATTCTATTGGTGGAGCACAAGCCTGTCTACACTGTAGGTCGGTATAAAAAAATTGGTATATCAGTTTTTGGTACAGTCatgggcaaagatatcgacacggccaaagttgcaaaaatatgtataggtacacggTCTTAATGtgaagtgcataaagtcgtatatacaaatttttgtaactttggccatgtcaatatctttgcccttgactgtaggtaTGCATAACCTTTATTTGAGTAGTCAATGCTGCTCACCATAATTTGGTCAAGGCTGTAGAATATCCCCTCGTATGTCCtgacatacataattatatgccaaatttaaggctacctttttgtatttatttaaatcagaaGAATTTGTGCtttttaaaacagatgagactagcattcagtactttttttttagttccaaCATACAAGGGGATATTATTTCTCACAGCTCTAATAATCGTAAAACTAACTGTTGTATCAACAGAATGATTCCTTACTGGATACTAAACATTTGCTTTTATTAtcatttgactttgactttgagctcTACATATTATAAATACTGACAATACCATTCATATACATTTTGCACAGCAAGAtgatttataaagtaaaaactCACTATGCCACAGAAATTAACTTCAATTGCTTTCATCCTACTGCAAGATTCATTGTGGCTGTGCTTATGCTAACTATGtaaaagtatataataaaatacctacccaTATAACTTTTTCAGGTATTAGAGATGAGACACCAAAAGATGAAACATTGAGACTTCGTAGCCTAGGAGCTGAgtttaggaaaacaaacagaGGTGGACTCATCACGTTCCACGGCCCCGGGCAACTGGTAGCCTACCCCATCATTAACCTAAAGCATTTCAAGACAAGCGTCAAGTGGTATGTCACAAGCTTGGAGGAAACTGTCATTAATATGTGCGAGGAGTTTGGTAAGAAATAGTTTGTTTTGTACCTTACACATTTTACTAGTAGAATGACACagacaaattccacacaaatgAAACTGTATAACTAAACTAtagtcaaaaccgtttatagcAACAGTTATATTGACATATCGGATGTAACCTTATATATATGTACCATAATAAAGCTGGTTATAATGACCAACCAAGTTTAATGACCATAAAATATATTACTGTCCTTTTGATGTTGTCATAAACGATTTTGACTGTATGTATATTAGCATACCAAAATGAAGCCTACAAAGAGCGACCAATGTACTCCCTAGCCTCACATGACATTGTGGAAAAAGGCAATCATATGCTTTTCAGAACATCAGCAAAAATGACAAAGCGTTTATGTTTTCCAGTGGTTTTGTGAGCATATTGCAAGGTCAAATGTTTAACTTGTTGATGAGCTGCATCACCCTTGCcataaatacatcattttgctcccttgtgacacaaataactatttagtcCTTTAATTAGTACGTAGAAAGATGACAAAAAAGACCTGTGTGCTTAAGCAATTGTTATGGAAAATGTTCAGGTCATATCTGCTCTGCAATTTTTTACTATTTGTGCtgtgcataatttatttatactatggCTGTGCAACTTTAAGAAATCATGATATTACAATTACTATTATGATAATGCGACAATTTGCGAGTGTCTGTGTTACTCTTTTATTTTGGAGATCTCAGAAATGACTAACGATTTCGGTGAAATTATGTAGCTTTCGGGAGCGAACACTCGATCTAGCTTTAtcctatctctgg harbors:
- the Lipt2 gene encoding lipoyl(octanoyl) transferase 2 isoform X2, coding for MKNKMVKVWQLGLMSFDTALKIQGALARKHLDALMKGQDANWDTILLVEHKPVYTVGIRDETPKDETLRLRSLGAEFRKTNRGGLITFHGPGQLVAYPIINLKHFKTSVKWYVTSLEETVINMCEEFGLKANRSPYTGVWIDDNKVAAIGIHASRYVTTHGISLNCDNDLSWFDHIDPCGIDDKGVTSLSKETGVNCTIEKITPLFLKNFSKVFGCKTEEMEPKEQEEILNSVYNNLMVQSIQQ